The following proteins are encoded in a genomic region of Cricetulus griseus strain 17A/GY chromosome 7, alternate assembly CriGri-PICRH-1.0, whole genome shotgun sequence:
- the Acadvl gene encoding very long-chain specific acyl-CoA dehydrogenase, mitochondrial — protein MQSARITPSVGRQLLRLGARSSRPTVLLGQHRPTSAQRLYASEAVQDKPDTLSSDASTKEKTAKAESKSFAVGMFKGQLTTDQVFPYPSVLNEEQTQFLKELVGPVGRFFEEVNDPAKNDSLEQVEEKTLQGLKELGAFGLQVPSELGGLGLCNTQYARLAEIVGMHDLGVSVTLGAHQSIGFKGILLYGTKAQKEKYLPKVASGQAVAAFCLTEPSSGSDAASIRTSAVPSPCGKYYTLNGTKIWISNGGIADIFTVFAKTPIKDAATGAVKDKITAFVVERGFGGVTHGLPEKKMGIKASNTAEVYFDGVKVPSENVLGEVGSGFKVAVNILNNGRFGMAATLAGTMKAIIAKAVDHATNRTQFGDKIYNFGMIQEKLARMAILQYVTESMAYMLSANMDRGFTDFQIEAAISKIFGSEAAWRVTDECIQILGGMGFMKEPGVERVLRDTRIFRIFEGTNDILRLFVALQGCMDKGKELTGLGNALKNPLGNVGLLIGEAGKQLRRRTGLGSGLSLSGVVHPELSHSGELTVQALEQFATVVEAKLMKHKKGIVNEQFLLHRLADGAIDLYAMVVVLSRASRSLSEGHPEAQHEKMLCDSWCIEAAARIRENMANLQSNPQQQQLFRNFKSISKAMVDSGGVVTSNPLRI, from the exons ATGCAGTCGGCTCGGATAACTCCGAGCGTGGGGCGGCAGCTGCTGCGGCTGGGGGCCCGAAG CTCGCGACCTACTGTGCTTCTGGGGCAGCACCGGCCTACCTCTGCCCAGAGACTTTATGCCAGCGAG gctGTTCAGGACAAGCCAGATACCCTCTCCTCCGATGCTTCCACCAAAGAAAAAACAGCCAAGGCG GAATCTAAGTCCTTTGCTGTGGGAATGTTCAAAGGCCAGCTCACCACCGATCAGGTGTTCCCATACCCATCTG TGCTCAATGAAGAACAGACACAATTTCTCAAAGAGCTGGTGGGACCAGTGGGCAGGTTCTTTGAG GAAGTGAATGATCCTGCCAAAAACGACTCCTTGGAGCAGGTGGAGGAGAAGACTTTGCAGGGCCTCAAGGAACTGGGGGCATTTGGTCTGCAAGTACCCAGTGAGCTGGGTGGTTTGGGCCTCTGCAATACCCAG TATGCTCGCTTGGCAGAGATCGTGGGCATGCATGACCTTGGTGTTAGCGTTACCCTGGGAGCTCATCAGAGCATCGGTTTCAAAGGCATCTTGCTCTATGGCACAAaggcccagaaagaaaaatacctcCCCAAAGTGGCATCTG ggcaggctgtggcggcttTCTGCCTAACAGAGCCCTCGAGTGGGTCAGATGCAGCCTCCATCAGAACCTCAGCTGTACCCAGCCCCTGTGGAAAATATTATACTCTCAATGGAACGAAGATTTGGATCAG TAATGGAGGCATCGCAGATATTTTCACTGTCTTTGCCAAGACACCAATTAAAGATGCAGCCACAGGGGCCGTGAAAGACAAGATCACAGCTTTTGTGGTGGAAAGGGGCTTCGGAGGTGTTACCCA TGGGCTCCCTGAAAAGAAGATGGGTATCAAAGCATCTAACACAGCAGAAGTGTACTTTGATGGAGTAAAGGTACCATCAGAGAATGTTCTAGGAGAGGTGGGAAGCGGCTTCAAGGTTGCCGTGAATATCCTCAACAATGGAAGATTTGGGATGGCTGCAACCCTAGCAGGCACCATGAAAGCCATCATTGCAAAGGCG GTTGACCATGCTACTAACCGCACCCAGTTTGGGGACAAAATTTACAACTTTGGGATGATCCAGGAAAAGTTGGCTCGGATGGCAATTCTGCAGTATGTGACTGAG TCCATGGCTTACATGCTGAGTGCCAACATGGACCGGGGATTCACAGACTTCCAGATAGAGGCCGCCATCAGCAAAATCTTTGGCTCG GAGGCAGCCTGGAGAGTAACAGATGAGTGTATCCAAATATTGGGGGGCATGGGTTTCATGAAG GAACCTGGGGTAGAGCGTGTGCTCCGAGATACTCGAATCTTCCGGATCTTTGAAGGGACAAATGACATTCTTCGATTGTTTGTGGCTCTGCAGGGCTGTATg GACAAAGGAAAGGAACTCACTGGGCTTGGCAATGCCCTAAAGAATCCTCTTGGGAATGTTGGCCTCCTGATAGGAGAAGCAGGCAAACAGCTGAGGCG gCGGACAGGACTTGGGAGTGGTTTGAGTCTCTCCGGGGTTGTCCACCCAGAGTTAAGTCACAGTGGTGAACTG ACAGTGCAGGCTCTGGAGCAATTTGCCACTGTAGTGGAGGCCAAGCTGATGAAACACAAGAAAGGGATCGTCA ATGAACAGTTCCTGCTGCACCGGCTGGCAGATGGAGCCATTGACCTCTATGCCATGGTGGTGGTTCTCTCCAG AGCTTCAAGATCCCTGAGTGAGGGCCACCCCGAAGCACAGCATGAGAAAATGCTCTGTGACAGCTGGTGTATTGAG GCTGCAGCACGGATCCGAGAAAACATGGCTAACCTGCAATCCaaccctcagcagcagcagctcttCCGTAACTTCAAAAGCATCTCCAAGGCCATGGTGGATAGTGGTGGCGTGGTGACCAGCAACCCCCTTCGAATCTGA